The segment TTTTTAATTTCTGACAAGGCATCACGTTCCTGAAGGCGTCGTTTTATTAATCTGACTGCCTGATGCAGAAAACGGGAGACTGTTTCGCCCTCAATTTCGATGCTCGACTCCCGAATCCTCGAAGAGATATCGAGTTTGCGTGAGAGTTCATCAATGAGGCCGATAAAATTCTTCGATGGTGTATCTTCTACAGTTGCCATCAATCGATTGACTGTCGGCAACTGGTCTTGTTCGTATAAGTCGAAACAGAGTTGCAACAAGGATGCCAAATCTTGGTTTTCCAGAACTTCTGGAGAAATCTGCTGGCTCACCCAAAACGTTGTTTCTGGTTCTTCCAGAATACATTGAAGCAATTCGCATTCCGGATTGGAGACTAATTCGTTTTCAGTCCACATTTTCTGTACAAGTGTCGACTTCACTTCCGCTGGTACTGATGTTTCAGAATGGGCCGAATGAATTTGGTTTTGCCGGGCTGCATTCCGCCGCTGTTGCTGAATTCGCTGATGGCCGAGTTCCTGACGTTTCTCCACAAGCTTCTGGCGGAGTACTGATTCATTCACAGAGAGTCGCTGGGACAGGCGGTTTAAGATCAGGTCTTCTTTTAATGTACCCTTAATATTGCTGCTCAAGCGAATTAGATCGAGCATTTCGTCCAGGGACTTCTCTCGACCGTGCAGAGTATCGCTATTTCGTTCGCGACAAATCTGATATTTGTACTCAAGTGCCTCAGGGGCATTATCCAGCAGGTTTTGCAGGCTCTCAGGCCCGTTTTCCTCTATGTATTCAGCAGGATCCTGCCCTTCCGGCAGAATCAGAATTCGTAAGTCCACGTCGTGAGACAGGAACTGAGAGATCGAACGCTCGGTGGCGTTTCGGCCGGCGTCATCGCCGTCGTACACCAGTACCATTTTCTTGCGAGCGAATCTTCTGAGAAGTTTCACATGCGGTTCCGTCAAAGCGACGCCCAAGGTGCCCACCACATTACAGATTCCATACTGATGAAGCGTAATGGCGTCGGTGTACCCTTCGACGACCACGGCAACTTCCGATTTTCGAATCGCTTCTTTGGCGACATGGAAGCCGTAAAGAAGTTCGCTTTTGGAAAAAATCTCGCTGTCAGCACTGTTCAGATATTTCGGTTGGCCTTCATTTGCCAAACCGGGCAAAATTCTTCCACCGAAGGCGACTGGATCCCCTTTGTCGTTGCGAATCGGAAACATGACACGTTGCCGAAAATCATCATAGTAGCCTTCGCCCTCATTCCGCTGACGGGCGAGGCGAGCCTCAAAAAGCTGTTTTGGGCTGAATTTGTTCTGGGCACGACCAATCAGCCAATCCCAACCACCGGGATGATACCCCATGCGGAATTGGAGGATGGTTTCGTCGGTAAAACCGCGATCTTCATACAGGTACCGGCGTGCCGCCTCGGCCTGCGGACTATCCATCAGGAACTGATGGAACTCGTTTTCCGCCCAGCGAACGACTTCGATCAAGCTCGCCTTTTGGTTTTTCTTTTCGGGCGAAAAACGCCCCATCGTCTTCGGACGTTCCAGGTTGGCTCGATCTGCCAGTTTGTCGAGTGCTTCGACAAACTCGAGGCTGTCGATTTTCATCAGGAACGAAAAGCAGTCGCCCCCTTCCTGACAGGCCCAGCATTTATAGGTCTGACGTTCAGTCGAGACGTTCATAGAAGGTTTATGATCGTCGTGAAACGGGCAAATGCCTTCGTACTCGCGACCGCCCCGCTTTGGCGTCAAGGTGACATATTCAGATATCAGGTTGACGATGTCAGTTTGGGCTCGAACGGTCTCTTTGAAATCATTGGGAAATTCAGTTGACACCCGCGACCCCTTGAGACTTGTGACCCTGAGCAGTTCGTTCCCAATCAAGTCAGTTTACCCAGTAACTGAAATGACGCGTCCCCTCACATTGAAAGGACTGTGATTGGTTCGGTGATGCTTGCTCTGCGCCGAACATTACAATTTTACATACTGTTGACCTCGCGTCAAGCAATCGCTTTTTTTCCGGGCCATTTGGAGGACATCATAAATCAATTGCCTGCAAGACATTAATTCATCTCCTGATCGTTAAGGTAGTCTGTTTAAGGAATAATTTACCCGATCTTCTAAATCGGAAAGTCGTGACAAACTCCCCCGGATACCGCAACTTCTAATTTATGGCGTTTTTTTAGACAGCAACATTCAGTTGGCAAACAATTTCGGTTGCCCTCTGCTGATAGAATTTACAAAATGTGCAAACTTTGCAAGACTCAGGTCGTCAGCTGGTGAACCTGCAACTAACTCGGTTTGTCTCTGCTACTTCATACCCAGCTCTGTCGCAGACCGGTTTCGTCCTCTGCTCCCGGTCCCGTTTTCTATTCGGAGTCAGTCCCATTACCACCACTTCCACCGACGTCGCCTATCAGGCCCCCATTTCTCCTGACACCACAACTACCTATGGTGTCGACCAGGTGCTGACGAGTTGTCCCGAGAGCAATACCCTGCTTGATATCTGCTACGATTGGGATCGTGTCCCCGTTCCCTCGTCTCTGAAAGAGTTTGAAAAACGGTGGAGCAACCGACACACGCCGATCGACTACAGCGGTGTGTGGCGATTCCGCGAGCTTTTCCCATTCGCACCGGAGGAGAAAATCGTCACGATCGGCGAAGGCCAGACCAAGTTGCAACAGGCCAACGTCGCCGCCAAATTCGCTGGCATCAATGCGGGAAATCTTTATCTGCAGTACGAAGGCCTGAACCCGTCCGGTAGTTTTAAAGACAACGGCATGACCGCCGCCTCCACTCATGCGAACATGGTGGGAGCTAAAGTAACAGCCTGTGCTTCCACCGGGAACACCAGCGCTTCCCTGGCCATTTACGCGTCCGTCACGGGCTTGTTCCGATGTGTCGTCTTCATTGGAAGTGGCAAAATTGCTTATGGAAAACTTTCCCAGGCGCTCGACTACGGTGCCGCCACGATTCAAATCGAAGGCGACTTCGACGACGCCCTGCTCCGCGTTCGTGAAGTGTGCGAACAAGAGAATATCTATCTTTGCAACAGCGTGAATCCATTCCGATTGGAAGGCCAAAAGAGCATCATGTACCGCGTGCTCGAATCGCTCCAGTG is part of the Polystyrenella longa genome and harbors:
- the dnaG gene encoding DNA primase, coding for MSTEFPNDFKETVRAQTDIVNLISEYVTLTPKRGGREYEGICPFHDDHKPSMNVSTERQTYKCWACQEGGDCFSFLMKIDSLEFVEALDKLADRANLERPKTMGRFSPEKKNQKASLIEVVRWAENEFHQFLMDSPQAEAARRYLYEDRGFTDETILQFRMGYHPGGWDWLIGRAQNKFSPKQLFEARLARQRNEGEGYYDDFRQRVMFPIRNDKGDPVAFGGRILPGLANEGQPKYLNSADSEIFSKSELLYGFHVAKEAIRKSEVAVVVEGYTDAITLHQYGICNVVGTLGVALTEPHVKLLRRFARKKMVLVYDGDDAGRNATERSISQFLSHDVDLRILILPEGQDPAEYIEENGPESLQNLLDNAPEALEYKYQICRERNSDTLHGREKSLDEMLDLIRLSSNIKGTLKEDLILNRLSQRLSVNESVLRQKLVEKRQELGHQRIQQQRRNAARQNQIHSAHSETSVPAEVKSTLVQKMWTENELVSNPECELLQCILEEPETTFWVSQQISPEVLENQDLASLLQLCFDLYEQDQLPTVNRLMATVEDTPSKNFIGLIDELSRKLDISSRIRESSIEIEGETVSRFLHQAVRLIKRRLQERDALSEIKKQMVSLTAETSVGSTLDVTAIELLQKAANFHRQRATDNT
- the thrC gene encoding threonine synthase, which translates into the protein MTTTSTDVAYQAPISPDTTTTYGVDQVLTSCPESNTLLDICYDWDRVPVPSSLKEFEKRWSNRHTPIDYSGVWRFRELFPFAPEEKIVTIGEGQTKLQQANVAAKFAGINAGNLYLQYEGLNPSGSFKDNGMTAASTHANMVGAKVTACASTGNTSASLAIYASVTGLFRCVVFIGSGKIAYGKLSQALDYGAATIQIEGDFDDALLRVREVCEQENIYLCNSVNPFRLEGQKSIMYRVLESLQWEIPDWIVVPGGNLGNSSAFGKAFMELKQLGLIDRIPRLAVINAQGANTLYQLYEEGGLRWNDGRPDVVKSDTFYTDMDEQNRRASTLASAIEINRPVNLMKCLRALDVCDGVVREVNDEQILDAKATVGAGGLGCEPASGASLAGAKLLREEGVIAPSDRVVCILTGHQLKDPTATVGYHTFNAKDKENALVKRGITQAQFTNRPTPVPNDLEEILKVVRGL